From the Vibrio ziniensis genome, the window ATTTGATGAAGGGAAGTGGAATCTTAAACTTTTTTGCGCAGATAAAAACAGTAAAAAAGTAACGGTTTATTTTCCTCTATTGAGGGTCTAGTGCAGGGAAATTGCCGTCAACCATTGGCGAAGATAAACACCGCCTTCTGGAGTAAGGGTCCACACCAGAAAAATGACATGCAAAGCCATCACAATGAAAAACAATAGCTGAAAAATAAAAGATTTGGGATGTAGATTAAACGAGTACTGCCCGATAACTGCACCCGGCCATCCGCCTAAAAGAGAGAGAAATAACAGTGCGGATTTGCTTGTCACCGGATTGGTACGTTTCTCATTACGCTTATCAAACAGATAAACAACAAACACAATCGCAGTCGCAACTAGATAGTAGTAAACAATAAACAAAGGGTACTTCCAAAAGTAGACACAGCCACCTAAAGTTGCAGCAAACCAAACCACGATGAGCGTGGACCAAGGAAATGCTCGTGTTCCTTCTACATGAGTTGCTCTTCGGTTGCCATTCTCATCTTGTGTAATAACGAAGCGAACAGACTGTTTTATTTCACCCAAATTTACTGAATTTTTAACGTCAGAGACCAAAAATTTGATTCTTAATGCCCCTGAATCGGGAATGATATAGCCATAGCCTCGATCTAGATACCATTCCGAAATTGTCCCTTTTAACGCCATGATTACCTTTCACTTTGCTGTTTATACGTTAAGCATAGCCAAGTAATAAGGTGCTGGTAGGAATAATTATCTGCTAAGTGTTGGTTTTCCAAACACTAAATAGCGAGTAATGAATATTTAAATCTGTGCCTAGTTTTGTTCATTCACTTAGATTCGGGAGCAACAACTTCTAACGGTACCCCATTCTGCGCCAGTATGACTGCTTTTGCTTTCACTTCAGATTTATCAAATTCTTCGAGCCACCATTTTAGTTCCACTGGCAAAGCGAGCTCTTTTTTACTGCCGTTACTGCGCGTTAATGGTTCATGCGCTTCAACAAATACACTTCTATCAGGTTCTAACGCGACCTTAACAGGTTCATCAATAATCCGTACTTTTTCGCCTTTTTCTACTTGATGAAACAACCATTCAATATCTTTCGGCTCCATACGGATGCAGCCAGAACTCACACGTAAACCAATACCAAAATCTTTATTAGTACCGTGGATCAGATAATCTCCATTACCAAATGCTAGACGAAGTGCGTATTCACCTAATGGGTTTTCAGGACCCGATGGGACAACTTCTGGTAACTCAATGCCTTTTTGTCGATATTCCTTACGAATTGACTCAGGTGGAGTCCAAGTCGGGTTTGGTCGCTTCTGACTGATCTTGGTTTCCATTTCAGGCGTATCACGCCCAATTCGACCAATACCTACTGGAAATATGTGTACTTTTCTCTCTTCTGGCTTGAAGTAGTAGAGACGCAATTCTGCAAGGTTCACCACGATGCCTTCATAAGGCACCATAGGTAAGATGATTTGTGACGGAATGGTAAGCACATAACCTTCTTGCGGGAGGAAAGGATCAACACCTTTATTGGCAGCCATCAGCCCTAGAAAACCGATATCATA encodes:
- a CDS encoding DUF1294 domain-containing protein, encoding MALKGTISEWYLDRGYGYIIPDSGALRIKFLVSDVKNSVNLGEIKQSVRFVITQDENGNRRATHVEGTRAFPWSTLIVVWFAATLGGCVYFWKYPLFIVYYYLVATAIVFVVYLFDKRNEKRTNPVTSKSALLFLSLLGGWPGAVIGQYSFNLHPKSFIFQLLFFIVMALHVIFLVWTLTPEGGVYLRQWLTAISLH
- a CDS encoding L,D-transpeptidase family protein, translated to MLRKLLVIGCILASSVMTKVFAATYDFPMEGSSMVGNAQYHVVEKGETLAQIAKQYDIGFLGLMAANKGVDPFLPQEGYVLTIPSQIILPMVPYEGIVVNLAELRLYYFKPEERKVHIFPVGIGRIGRDTPEMETKISQKRPNPTWTPPESIRKEYRQKGIELPEVVPSGPENPLGEYALRLAFGNGDYLIHGTNKDFGIGLRVSSGCIRMEPKDIEWLFHQVEKGEKVRIIDEPVKVALEPDRSVFVEAHEPLTRSNGSKKELALPVELKWWLEEFDKSEVKAKAVILAQNGVPLEVVAPESK